TTGAGAACCTCAAAGAAAAGTCTAGTTTGCTGTTACACTGAGAAAAGTTCTTTGGGTTCATCGCCGTCACGTGATGAGTATTCAGTGTCTGTCAAGCGAGCGTAAATACAGCAGCTTTACAGGTGTTGACGGTGAGAGTTTGGGTAAATAATGTTGGAGCCGATCCTGGAGACGTCTGTCATCGGTCTAacagtgtgtcctctgtgtgtgtgtgtgttttgtcctcTGCAGGTGATGTACCTGTTTCTACACACAGTGAAGGGAACTCCCTTTGAGACACCGGACCAAGGCAAAGCTCGTCTGCTCACACACTGGGAACAGATGGACTACGGAGTCCAGTTCACGTCTTCGCGCAAATTCCTCACCATCTCGCCGATCGTTCTGTAAGTACAGTTTGCTGGCTGACGTGGAGAAGTTCCCGGCagttctgtttcattttgatttcataAGTCAAATTAGCATGTAATTGTTCTGTCTGACTGATGCTTGACTCACTTGGTCAGGCCTTCTCTTTGGACTGTCTGGAAACGGTTTGCGGTCATGTTATGTAGTTTACAGTATTAACAAGAAATTTCGATACAATGGGACTTCTGTTTCAGACAAAACTGGACCATCTATTCTGTCAGTGGAAACGACTCGAATATTTTATCAGTTGTAGCTTTCTAGATATCCGAGCTGGATGTTTCCGCCTGAAtcttttcaaaacaacaacaggtcTTAAATATGCACTTTCTAAATGTCAGCATCCTCACCAGTTcaagaaatgaaactgaactaCGGCAGATCTGTAGCCGTCGTCTGCATGAGATTCTACACACAGTATATTCATGGTaaccagaggatgaatcatttGTGACTTATAaatttattcataaatatgttgaGAATTATCTTTTATATGTACAATATATGCTGGTCTTGCATTATTGCACAATACAACTTACAACTAACTGCTGATAGCCGGCCTCAAGCAGACTTCCAGATGATCATCAGTCATGGTGGAACGGTATTTGGACTTAACGATCTTCATGTGGGTAAAAGTCTGACTCACATAAATGATGAAAGTCTTCCCCACACTCCGTGTGGTAGTGCTAGGTCTTTGGCTTCTTACTTGGTCCAGCTCTTTCGCTCATTTTCAGAGTTtagcacttttacttttttaatacCATGCGGTCTACCCACACTACTTTGGCGAACAACGTAATGGGCGCCCCGGTCCTAGACGATTTAATCAGCGAGTGAAACGTCTCaacagttgtttgttttccaggcaGTAACCGTCTCCTGCAGGATGAGTAATATTAGCTTTTTGCTGATTTGAGATTTAGGTTGACTTTGATGTTGCAGTGGTAGCATTTAGTACAGCCTCTATTATAAACAAGGCACTGTGCAAACTAAGCAGATTTTACACATTAAGATAAACTATTTTTAGATGTTTCGTGATAAGCAGGAGGAGTTTGGGGCGGCGTATACATTCATGATTTCTTTGTTATGTTATTCAGGGGACAGAACATTACCGTTAGAAGTTTTATACATCAGACTGAAAATGGAAGAAGTCCAACTTAAGGCACTAGAACTGCTCAAGTTCGAGCAATAATTCACTGATGGGAACATTCACAAACTGTACAGACCGAACATTTTCACTGCCAGCAATGAATTGATTCATGGAGGAGGAGTTTTTACCGTTTCGTTTGGGACAAATATTGAATATAGTTGGATTAGATTGGTGGATTAACGTCTAGTTGCTTAAACAAGCTACCTGTAAcggcactcacctgtcaatcaaagcgttcacgctgttaattatacatatctttaagccttaatataatttgaacaggtgggTTCTATAAAGATtcacagggaaattagctatagagaccaaaactgtttttttgagATCCACAGTCCTACCAATGGTTTGACACTATTCCACGGGCAACGACGGGAGATAAAAGATCATAAAGATGATGTTTGTTTACTCTCTAAAGATTTGAGGGTTTTCCTGATGTATATCGGGATTACTTTGACCTTTTGACCACATTTCAAGTGTCACACTTTGGGTTTTTTGGGGTGTTTATTCTCacgtctcgctctctctctctgcaggtatATTCTCGCCAGTTTCTACACGAAATACGACCCCACGCATTTCCTAATCAACACGAGCTCCCTCCTCAGTGTCCTCCTCCCAAAGTTGCCTCAATTTCACGGAGTACGGATATTTGGGATCAACAAATACTGACTGGAACACTGGATTTTAAACCACTGACACTGGACCGCTGAACTATTTTTATGTTTAGGAGGTTTTGGCTGGGGGAGGAGAGTTCAGTTTGTCTTACAAACTGTGTGGAGTAATCTATGAATATGCAGTTTTTTGCTGCCTTTTgcagcctgaaaaaaaaaaatgtaaatgcaccgttgctgttgatgtttttctttactgACATTCCTGATGTATGTTTATCAAAAGCCAGACTTTGTTCTCGGCGTCGAGAAAGAACGTATCTGAACTGCACTGCTTTTCTGTTGCTTATTTTTAAAACGGTCATCATCCTCGTCTCTACGAAATGCACTGGCTGCACGTCTGTAAAACTGTATCCGTGAATGAATTCATCGTGGCAGTTTGGTTCCATGTCCTAATAACACTTTCATAAGTTTCTTTCTTGATTTTACTATGAAGGATTTACATGCAGCATGCATTTACATGCCTACAATAAAATACGTCAGTCTTTGTTTTGCTATCGTACACACAATCATATACTTACGTTTGTggatatattatataaatgagCGGTGAGAGCTACACGGTGTGCACACTTGGTTGTCTTATCTTTATTACCCATGGtagtagaagtagaagaaaaTCCTTCTGTGCAGAGGTGTTAGAAGAATCAATTGATCGGACGTGGGCCAGTTTGTAAGCTGTGGGGAAGTCCAGATGCTTTACATGAAGCCACCGTGGGGGGGCCTGCCACAGTGTTTGCAACATTCTCCTATATCCGAGGGATTCCCCCCTCTTCCGCATGCGATGTGGTCGCGTTTGCATCGCAGTGAGGTTTCCCTGTTAGTGACGCATGTTTTGGGGAAGTAATTCATAGGAAATGCAGCCGCATGTGAATGCAATTACTCTGTCTGTGATGGCAACCTGAGCCTGAGAAACATGCAAATTGATTCAAGCAACATCAGCTGTTTGGTACACATTGCATAATCAAAGCGTACTCATTTGCAACATTTGTTATTGGGGTGTTCCCTGGCTTCAGAAGAAACTGCTGCTGCGGGGGACTGTCACATCTAATATAAAGAAGTGGATGCAAGGGGGCAGCTGGGCTAAATGTCATCAGATTACCATCACCGAAACCGAAGAAcacaatgttgtgttttcattctccAACGTATACTGAGAGCTACCTGATTCTGAGATAACGCTATCTCACTCGACCAGCAAATTTGTTCA
The sequence above is drawn from the Larimichthys crocea isolate SSNF chromosome XV, L_crocea_2.0, whole genome shotgun sequence genome and encodes:
- the ormdl2 gene encoding ORM1-like protein 2, with the translated sequence MNVGVAHSEVNPNTRVMNSRGIWLTYLLLTVVLHIVLLSIPFFTVPLVWTLTNVIHNLVMYLFLHTVKGTPFETPDQGKARLLTHWEQMDYGVQFTSSRKFLTISPIVLYILASFYTKYDPTHFLINTSSLLSVLLPKLPQFHGVRIFGINKY